One genomic region from Pecten maximus chromosome 5, xPecMax1.1, whole genome shotgun sequence encodes:
- the LOC117327009 gene encoding organic cation transporter protein-like has protein sequence MKTFDDILISIGDFGKYQKRLYAFCVIPNMLTAALTLITVFTLNEHHHRCQIPDVAVNSTFDIYTQHYGDKYNGSEVLEKQASKCHISSFNDTSNVTSQTKCTKWVYSTEEMSKTPISDFDLVCDNVVLRSHATMVFFGGTLVGVILAGMLGDVVGRKPVMIIGVFTLTISNMACVWSYNYKMFLVTRFFSGFSTLMVFAPCMVIPMEMVGPSSRVFVGIIIELLWCLGEVILCGLAYFVRDWRTLQLIISIPCILLLSYTIIIPESPRWLMLVGRRKQAMKILRKIAKVNGTTLTGEVTDVCRENASLRDVLILMRTPKLVLRWAIVSFIWFAISLSYYGLILNAGRIGGISTSTSSCPPLLRPWATVRALLSTTGMDEKL, from the exons ATGAAGACGTTTGATGACATTCTCATCTCCATTGGGGATTTCGGAAAGTACCAGAAAAGGTTATATGCATTTTGTGTGATTCCCAACATGCTTACGGCAGCTTTGACACTCATCACAGTGTTTACACTCAACGAGCATCACCACAG GTGTCAAATTCCTGACGTAGCTGTAAATTctacatttgatatatacacTCAGCATTATGGTGACAAGTACAACGGGAGCGAGGTTCTGGAGAAACAGGCGTCAAAGTGTCACATCAGCAGCTTCAACGACACTTcaaatgtgacgtcacagactAAATGCACTAAATGGGTGTACAGTACTGAGGAGATGTCCAAGACGCCTATTTCTGAT TTCGATCTTGTCTGTGACAATGTCGTGCTCCGTTCTCATGCAACAATGGTGTTCTTTGGAGGAACCTTGGTTGGAGTAATTTTGGCGGGAATGTTAGGTGATGT GGTCGGACGGAAGCCGGTGATGATCATTGGTGTTTTCACACTTACGATATCCAACATGGCGTGTGTGTGGTCATACAACTACAAAATGTTTTTGGTTACACGCTTTTTCTCGGGATTTTCAACTCTCATGGTTTTTGCTCCATGCATGGTCATCC CGATGGAAATGGTTGGTCCCTCCAGTCGTGTATTTGTCGGAATTATTATCGAGCTGCTGTGGTGTTTAGGGGAGGTAATTCTGTGTGGCTTAGCGTACTTTGTCCGGGATTGGCGAACTCTACAACTCATTATTTCTATACCCTGTATTCTCCTACTCTCATACACAAT CATCATACCAGAATCACCTCGATGGCTTATGTTGGTTGGAAGACGGAAACAAGCTATGAAAATCCTCCGAAAAATTGCGAAGGTCAACGGAACGACCTTGACAGGAGAGGTCACAGATGTCTGCAGGGAAAATGCATCACTGCGGGATGTCCTGATCTTAATGAGAACTCCTAAACTTGTACTCAGATGGGCCATCGTTTCATTTATATG GTTTGCCATATCTCTGTCCTACTATGGTCTCATCCTCAACGCTGGAAGAATAGGTGGAATATCTACCTCAACTTCCTCGTGTCCGCCATTGTTGAGGCCCTGGGCTACAGTTCGTGCCTTGTTATCAACGACAGGTATGGACGAAAAGTTATGA
- the LOC117326733 gene encoding solute carrier family 22 member 15-like codes for MIGKFGVSAAFGNIFIYTSELFPTSSRSFILSSSNIWARIGSLTSPYIADLSILVDSMFGKALPLIIFGCLGLSAGMVSLVLPETLNASLPDTIHDIMSTDAKNNKRAWRQHYHANLDSDDTLDMPLQSAS; via the exons ATGATTGGGAAGTTTGGAGTATCGGCAGCATTTGGAAATATCTTCATATATACATCCGAACTGTTTCCCACATCCAGCAGAAGTTTTATCCTCTCATCATCCAATATCTGGGCACGGATTGGATCGCTAACGTCGCCCTACATAGCTGACTTG TCTATTCTGGTGGACAGTATGTTCGGGAAGGCCCTACCCCTGATTATATTTGGATGTCTGGGTCTGTCAGCTGGGATGGTATCACTCGTCTTACCTGAAACTTTGAATGCTTCCCTGCCAGACACCATTCATGATATCATGTCAACAGACGCCAAGAACAACAAAAG GGCATGGCGGCAGCATTACCATGCCAACCTGGACAGTGACGACACATTGGACATGCCTTTACAGTCAGCATCCTGA
- the LOC117327011 gene encoding uncharacterized protein LOC117327011, which translates to MELYCDHHGNRIHLLCSSVMTTKKQAELNADILIWTGADGRRSKVNLDVKVREAVYKEVDKKWYTLHLDEEKLEKCRKILRKCFETGKFMNANNISIFVKRESATARKGQTSRRKYTAEPFTCFLKTPGRFSSSIIIPILIQSNQVQNDMCFVFVDCSSLETFLEPKVCIKSYRNFYTGDPYWDSSTPVTSMLSLPHADLVPLAVSSSEVIYYDKYGEEFDRVFMSDVKLECGPPQVYRNLVYYVDQENSLVQGLNGNRTVLEHFAFVNKMAVCRNVIIMMNLESLIFADAISLLPLEVLLSDKITPSLPNGVDKERVTYFKVIGEKEIVKDTGIKYNLVAIAIDSHLVVVEIPLCEEPEFVEITMCVEVCGLAKDICFISPYCGVLVSVASHSFPRETLHHFDSRGRLQGLLPGLGKGPRSFLPLMLPIKTDGAESDRKAWHIYMRDGHDGILCVILE; encoded by the exons ATGGAGCTGTACTGTGATCACCATGGAAACAGGATTCACCTTCTCTGTTCCTCTGTGATGACCACCAAAAAACAAGCCGAACTCAATGCCGACATTCTTATCTGGACAGGAGCAGATGGGcgaaggtcaaaggttaacCTAGATGTAAAAGTCAGAGAGGCTGTGTATAag GAGGTAGACAAAAAATGGTACACTTTACATTTGGATGAGGAAAAGCTTGAAAAATGCAGGAAAATACTGAGAAAATGCTTCGAGACTGGAAAATTCATGAATGCCAAT AATATCAGCATCTTTGTTAAAAGGGAGAGCGCTACAGCCAGGAAAGGACAAACATCACGACGGAAGTATACAGCAGAACCTTTCACCTGCTTTCTGAAGACTCCGGGTCGCTTTTCTAGTTCCATCATTATCCCGATCTTAATCCAATCTAATCAGGTTCAGAATGACATGTGTTTTGTG TTTGTGGATTGCTCATCTCTGGAGACATTCCTTGAGCCAAAAGTTTGTATAAAAAGTTATCGCAATTTTTATACCGGGGATCCTTATTGGGATTCCTCGACTCCTGTGACCAGCATGCTGTCCCTACCTCATGCTGACCTTGTACCTCTTGCTGTTTCATCCAG TGAAGTGATATACTATGACAAATATGGAGAGGAATTTGACAGAGTGTTTATGTCTGATGTAAAACTGGAATGTGGTCCACCACAGGTGTACAGGAACCTGGTGTATTATGTCGACCAGGAAAACag cCTGGTCCAAGGTCTGAATGGGAATAGAACGGTTCTGGAACATTTTGCCtttgtaaacaaaatggctgtctgtcgCAATGTCATTATCATGATGAACTTGGAAAGTCTTATTTTTGCTGACGCCATAAGTCTTCTCCCATTGGAAGTACTGCTCAGTGACAA AATCACACCCTCACTACCAAATGGAGTAGATAAAGAAAGAGTCACTTATTTTAAAGTGATTGGTGAAAAGGAGATTGTCAAGGACACCGGAATCAAGTACAACTTGGTAGCCATAGCGATTGACTCGCATTTGGTTGTTGTGGAAATACCACTTTG TGAAGAGCCAGAGTTTGTTGAGATAACGATGTGTGTAGAAGTGTGTGGCCTCGCCAAGGATATCTGCTTTATCAGTCCTTATT GTGGTGTACTGGTGTCTGTTGCATCACATTCTTTTCCACGGGAAACACTCCATCATTTTGACTCCAGAGGCCGACTCCAAGGACTGTTACCAGGACTTGGTAAGGGACCACGCTCCTTCCTCCCCCTCATGCTGCCAATCAAAACCGATGGGGCGGAGTCAGATAGAAAAGCGTGGCACATATACATGAGAGACGGACATGATGGAATCTTGTGTGTTATCCTGGAGTAG